From the genome of Alicyclobacillus sp. SO9:
GTCTGTAAACCATTTGATCCGTAACTATAAGCTTGTTTATGGAGTCACTCCCCACCAACACATGATTTTCTTGCGTCTGCTGGAGGCAGAGCGATTGTTGCAGAAATCCGCATTGCCTGTTTCCGAAATCTGCTCTCGTATCGGTTTTGAGAGCCTTGGTTCATTTATCACCATTTTTCATCGAGTGAAGGGTGTCTCTCCCCAACAATTTCGGAAACAAAGTAAGTGATTTTCGAGAAGACAACGTCACGGAAAACACGTACGATTTCATTATCGTCAAGGACTTAAGGGGGCCGTTAGATGAGAATCGTGCGTAACATTGGACAGGTTTCCATTAGTGTGCAGGATTTACAAAGAGCCATTGCCTTTTATCGGGATGTTTTGGGACTCGAATACATTTGGGAAACTGGCGGAATGGCTTTTTTTCAATGCGGAGAAGTACGATTGATGCTTACTGTACCTGAGGGTGAGGACACTCCTTCTGGTGACCAGACATCGGTCATTTATTACAATGTTGACGATATTAATGAAACTTACAATCATCTCGTTTCGCAGGGAGTTGTGTTTAAAGGAGAACCGCACGAAATAGGGAAGCTGGGTGACCGGTCAATACTGATGGCCTTTCTCAACGACACTGAAGGCAATTTGATGGCAATTCAAGCTGAAGTGCCAATTAACTAGACAAGTGCCACTTGTTCCTTCATCGGTT
Proteins encoded in this window:
- a CDS encoding VOC family protein, producing MRIVRNIGQVSISVQDLQRAIAFYRDVLGLEYIWETGGMAFFQCGEVRLMLTVPEGEDTPSGDQTSVIYYNVDDINETYNHLVSQGVVFKGEPHEIGKLGDRSILMAFLNDTEGNLMAIQAEVPIN
- a CDS encoding helix-turn-helix domain-containing protein, producing the protein MNKITSLRASTREELYRRVSIANEVILDHFRDPVSLEQLSKAAMLSVNHLIRNYKLVYGVTPHQHMIFLRLLEAERLLQKSALPVSEICSRIGFESLGSFITIFHRVKGVSPQQFRKQSK